In the Colwellia sp. 20A7 genome, one interval contains:
- the uvrY gene encoding UvrY/SirA/GacA family response regulator transcription factor, with translation MINILLVDDHELVRTGINKILNEVKGFKVIDECETGEDAIKFCRMTEPDVILMDMDMPGMGGLEATKKILRLAPEVKIIILTAHTEDPFPTKVMKIGAAGYLTKGAGPNEMIKAIRAVNSGQRYLPPEIAQQMALSPFKTKDENPFSELSDRELQIMLMITRGEKVPDISEHLHLSPKTINSYRYRMFDKLNVGNDVELTHLAIRHGMINTEKL, from the coding sequence GTACTGGTATTAACAAAATACTAAACGAAGTTAAAGGTTTTAAGGTTATTGATGAATGTGAAACAGGTGAAGACGCGATAAAATTTTGTCGTATGACTGAACCTGACGTTATTTTAATGGATATGGACATGCCGGGCATGGGTGGATTAGAAGCGACGAAAAAGATTCTACGTCTCGCACCAGAAGTTAAAATAATAATTCTTACCGCTCACACTGAAGATCCCTTTCCAACCAAGGTTATGAAAATTGGTGCTGCTGGTTATTTAACTAAAGGTGCAGGACCAAATGAAATGATTAAAGCTATTCGAGCGGTAAATAGTGGTCAACGTTATTTACCCCCTGAAATAGCCCAACAAATGGCTTTAAGTCCATTTAAAACAAAAGACGAAAATCCTTTTAGCGAACTATCTGATCGCGAATTACAGATAATGTTAATGATAACTCGTGGTGAAAAAGTACCTGATATATCTGAACATTTGCACTTAAGCCCTAAAACAATTAATAGTTACCGCTATAGAATGTTTGACAAATTAAATGTCGGTAATGATGTTGAATTAACACATTTAGCTATTCGTCACGGCATGATAAATACAGAAAAATTATAA